In Bactrocera neohumeralis isolate Rockhampton chromosome 5, APGP_CSIRO_Bneo_wtdbg2-racon-allhic-juicebox.fasta_v2, whole genome shotgun sequence, the genomic window TATCGTACAGGCAGAGCGTTCATTGAGTTcgtaattttatgaatttccaATCGAGCATTAAATtaatcataatattttttatcttaggATGTCTGAGCAGTCTAAAACATATATTGAAGAAAAGACACGTCAATCTTTGGGCGGCTATGACTGGTCACGACAAATATAcgaaaataatcataataatagaGGAATCGAGAGACCTAAAGATATTGGACAATGTGCAAATTGTAACCGAACATGTGATGTAGTATGTGCACGGtgtcaaacatatttttgcggTTTGGAGTGCCAACGTAAGGCCTGGCCAAAGCATCGCCAAATTTGCGGTAAAGAGAAGTACGTActatatagacatatgtatacatatatattattgattacatttaaatatattttatgcataaaaaacagtattaaaggcttcaatgaaaatttggaaaacaagTGTTTTCAAAAGGAAAAAGTGCACGACGAATCAAAAGATAAACAAAATCAAAGTTCTCCGAACACGTCATCTTCTTCCGGTGTTGTTGAAAATCCCACTGAGGTGCAATCAAGAAAAATACCTCGCAGTGGTAATTTAGTTGCACTTACTGCCGTTAGCAAAACGAATATAGTATTTATAAGATCGAAGGCTAATGAagataatttaaacttttttaaatttattaatgatgTTCAAAGTACGGCTAAGCAGctaaaaaaattgtcgaaaactCCAATTTGTGGACAGATTGTCATTACTAATTTCGCGGGACAATATAATCGTGCTATGATACTTAATAGTGACAATGAGCAACACATAAAATTAGTTTATATGGATTATGGTAATTTGGATGCAAGAAAATTGGAGGATCTTTATGAAGCACCCGAGCAGTTCATTCAAGTACAACGTTTTGTGGAGCCGGTAATATTAAAAGATGTACCGGAAATGTATATGACCGAAGAAATTCGTAAATTTATGTATTCATATTTGGATGGTATTGATTTGGTAGTTAAGTATGACGAAAAGAACGATTTGTTATCCGACAAGGGTGTTTATGAAGTTGAATTATTTGATGGAACtacaaatcaaaatttcaataaaatggtAGCCAAACTTTGCAAACCAACCGAGCCAACTAATCCGGATGAAGCATATTACGTTAATGTtagtatatttttcttttctaaacTAAGTGCATAAATCTATTTATTCTAAATTCTTCCCGTTAAAAATAACAGCATTTACCTCAGAAGCAATTACCAGAAGGCGACAACATAGAACTGGTTGTTATGGACAACTCTCTTCTTTGTACCGGTTGTATATCATGTAGTACAAAGAAATGGGCCatcgaaattgaaaaatttcaaagtgaTCTCCAGGTTTATGGCGAGTCGTTAAAGGATCAATGCTATACACcgcggtatgtaatattttttcaatattttatggtttaaaatacatatattggcaTTCTACAAAAACATCTCTAATATTTAGTATCGGTGAACTTTGCATTGCTAAATATAAAGTTGATGGTAAATGGTATCGTGGTCGTTGTCTGGAAATCGTGGGTGATGGTTTCCCGAGCATCATATTCTTCGACTACGGAAACATTGGAATGGTCAACGTCAAGAATATTAGGCGTTATCCAGCACAGTTTACTTTTCCAATTTACACTTGCGATTGTGAAATTAAAGGTAAAGATTTGAAATTGCCAcaagttttatatttaaaatgcatatttcaaAATACCTAATAATGTTATACAATTGTGAAGGGTTGCCGGAACAGTGTGAGGCAGATTTGGTTCAGAAACTGGAAGAACTTATACCTAATGGCAGTACGATTCATTGCGAAAATGTGACGGTCTATAAGGATGACAACTTCCACGCAATAACTTTACCTAAACTAATCCACAATCTTAAGGCCGAAGgattattgaaagaaaaagtctaaaaacttaaatccattttaaatatatatttttaaatttttattaaaaaacaacaacgaaaaatatAACGCTACTATAATAAATTAGGCGACACATTTGAAAGACTATGGGACCGGTTTGAAAATGACTAACTGAattaagtatattttaaaatagtgGTCATAACTATTATAATTCATAAATTGAatcatttttacaaatgcagaAGTTTGCAATAAACttaaaagttatatacatatgtatgtatatatagaatacaattttataaaagaaattctTGTTTTGTCGGtttgtttctattattattactgAGACGCCTAATCTTACCAAGTCTATTTATGTGACACCCATTTTCAGACAAAACACTAGTTTTtgggtatttaaattaaatcatCCAACAATTAAAAGCTATTACAGGCTGGGaatttaatatctgaaaaaaaaactatgtatttaagtatttttttttatttaatggtgtattaaaacaactgacgtttgacctttcaatacttaataaattgattttctatCAATTATCAAAAGTTTTAAtcgtttcaattgaaaattaatttgcacatacacattttcaTCAAATACATTTCAACttcgcattttctttaattttcacactttagtttttcacatttatttttggtAGAATTTAAATCTGGCTGTTCCAATTGTGAAacgtcaaaataaataaataaataattgagtTCAAATAAGAAATAGTTTTTAGAATAGGTTAATCTGTATAGCACAAACAACTTCCAAATATTTAACAGTATGCTTGGCAAGTGCAAAATTACATGGTAATGTTAAAAAGTACATTTTTATCTCAAATTCTTGTTCTTCCTGATAGCTAGCAACCACTAGGTGTTATAAAACAAACCTATAAATTAGGAACACGGTATATTGTTATTTTGTGAGTGAATGTTAAGGTGCATTGAGTAAGAAGAAGCTTAAAAACAAGATTTATTACATACAAAACTTATTTCATTGTGTTGGAGTTTCAGTAGTCgtaatattattaacaaatttttaacaaaagttttatttctttGATGGGAATGATTTGTCGATTGTGCTTGCAAAATTTAACTCAGGAAAATgcgatatatttatttgagtcTCCTCATACGGaatctaaattaattaaacttataACAAAGTACTTCCACTTGGAGGTAAATTGTCAATTGTTTGCCACCTCATAAGAATGCACTTGACTGATTGATTGTTTACAGGTAGCGCAAGATGATCCGATATCGACTTCATTGTGTGAAGATTGTGGTgatcatttggaagaattccataagtTTTGGATATTTGTGGATTTAAAACAGAGCTCGTTGGGCAGTGAGTTCCTTGACGTAAAATGTAACAAAGTAGAGGATGTTACACCGGTATTAATCGATGTT contains:
- the LOC126759158 gene encoding protein vreteno-like isoform X1, translating into MSNDNLNNVVPKELGAWNPMREDYTNSKFNKYSSGPGAYLDAALQPAQQAEAGNKQRSPISKNVNDSSTSKFTPYLVLKHLPPGITKKAIYNICTRHGRVSDVRDSTKNDYFFIDFPNVAEMESVYRALVENQYGFHVLVGKQKNKQQTEPILSDIEETLPSIETEKNVIDFEHRNYRSSEKNLPRPHFGHTPIVNQKAYETKDSLLQRNDPQRHFLITEDAHELERAGLKDYNELNNMETSKYKYRTGRAFIEMSEQSKTYIEEKTRQSLGGYDWSRQIYENNHNNRGIERPKDIGQCANCNRTCDVVCARCQTYFCGLECQRKAWPKHRQICGKENIKGFNENLENKCFQKEKVHDESKDKQNQSSPNTSSSSGVVENPTEVQSRKIPRSGNLVALTAVSKTNIVFIRSKANEDNLNFFKFINDVQSTAKQLKKLSKTPICGQIVITNFAGQYNRAMILNSDNEQHIKLVYMDYGNLDARKLEDLYEAPEQFIQVQRFVEPVILKDVPEMYMTEEIRKFMYSYLDGIDLVVKYDEKNDLLSDKGVYEVELFDGTTNQNFNKMVAKLCKPTEPTNPDEAYYVNHLPQKQLPEGDNIELVVMDNSLLCTGCISCSTKKWAIEIEKFQSDLQVYGESLKDQCYTPRIGELCIAKYKVDGKWYRGRCLEIVGDGFPSIIFFDYGNIGMVNVKNIRRYPAQFTFPIYTCDCEIKGLPEQCEADLVQKLEELIPNGSTIHCENVTVYKDDNFHAITLPKLIHNLKAEGLLKEKV
- the LOC126759158 gene encoding protein vreteno-like isoform X2; translation: MESVYRALVENQYGFHVLVGKQKNKQQTEPILSDIEETLPSIETEKNVIDFEHRNYRSSEKNLPRPHFGHTPIVNQKAYETKDSLLQRNDPQRHFLITEDAHELERAGLKDYNELNNMETSKYKYRTGRAFIEMSEQSKTYIEEKTRQSLGGYDWSRQIYENNHNNRGIERPKDIGQCANCNRTCDVVCARCQTYFCGLECQRKAWPKHRQICGKENIKGFNENLENKCFQKEKVHDESKDKQNQSSPNTSSSSGVVENPTEVQSRKIPRSGNLVALTAVSKTNIVFIRSKANEDNLNFFKFINDVQSTAKQLKKLSKTPICGQIVITNFAGQYNRAMILNSDNEQHIKLVYMDYGNLDARKLEDLYEAPEQFIQVQRFVEPVILKDVPEMYMTEEIRKFMYSYLDGIDLVVKYDEKNDLLSDKGVYEVELFDGTTNQNFNKMVAKLCKPTEPTNPDEAYYVNHLPQKQLPEGDNIELVVMDNSLLCTGCISCSTKKWAIEIEKFQSDLQVYGESLKDQCYTPRIGELCIAKYKVDGKWYRGRCLEIVGDGFPSIIFFDYGNIGMVNVKNIRRYPAQFTFPIYTCDCEIKGLPEQCEADLVQKLEELIPNGSTIHCENVTVYKDDNFHAITLPKLIHNLKAEGLLKEKV